Proteins encoded by one window of Lates calcarifer isolate ASB-BC8 linkage group LG7_1, TLL_Latcal_v3, whole genome shotgun sequence:
- the smyd2b gene encoding LOW QUALITY PROTEIN: N-lysine methyltransferase SMYD2-B (The sequence of the model RefSeq protein was modified relative to this genomic sequence to represent the inferred CDS: deleted 2 bases in 2 codons), translating into MTGSIEGLERFDSPGKGRGLRVTRPFKLGELLFSSPAYSYVLSVKERGCLCEFCFTRKEGLARCGKCKKAFYCNVKCQKGDWAMHKLECSAMTAFGEKWCPSEMARLVARILAKKKVQKERCVSEKILLLGEMQSHVEDVDNEKREMNEADIAGLYQFYSKHLDMPDHKDLLTLFSQVACNGFTIEDDELSHMGTAVYPDVALINHSCLPSVIVTYNGTSAEVRAVQDMKPGDEVLISYIDLLYPTDDRNNRLRESYYFTCDCQECKSKSKDKAKLKIRKQSDPIEPEVINNMVRYARKTIREFRASKNVKTPSELLEMCEQSLEEMGAVFDDSNVYMLHMMYQAMGVCLYMQDIDGAIRYGEKILKPYNRLYPPYSLNVSSMYLKLGRLYMGMERHSMGISAFKKALAIMEVAHGKDHSYLVELRKEMAQK; encoded by the exons ATGACAGGAAGCATCGAGGGACTTGAGAGGTTTGACAGTCCGGGAAAAGGGCGAGGACTCCGCGTTACCAGACCCTTTAAGTTGGGTGAGCTCCTGTTCTCCAGTCCAGCGTACTCCTACGTGCTGTCAGTAAAAGAGAGAGGCTGTTTGTGTGAGTTCTGCTTCACCAG GAAAGAAGGATTGGCAAGATGTGGGAAGTGCAAGAAAGCCTTCTACTGCAATGTGAAATGCCAG aaaGGGGACTGGGCCATGCACAAGCTGGAGTGCTCTGCAATGACTGCATTCGGAGAGAAATGGTGCCCCTCAGAGATGGCCCGACTGGTGGCCCGGATCCTCGCCAAGAAG AAAGTGCAGAAAGAAAGATGTGTGTCTGAGAAGATCTTGCTATTAGGAGAGATGCAATCAC ATGTGGAAGACGTAGataatgagaagagagagatgaatgaagCAGACATTGCCGGACTATATCAGTTTTATTCCAAACACTTGGACATGCCCGACCACAAAGACCTGCTCACGCTGTTCTCCCAG GTTGCCTGTAATGGTTTCACTATAGAGGATGATGAACTGTCCCACATGGGCACTGCAGTCTACCCAGA TGTGGCACTGATAAACCACAGCTGTCTCCCCAGCGTCATTGTCACATATAACGGGACGTCAGCTGAGGTTCGGGCTGTGCAGGACATGAAGCCCGGAGATGAA GTGCTCATCAGCTACATAGACCTCCTTTATCCAACAGACGACCGCAACAACAGGCTGAGAGAGTCTTATTACTTCACCTGTGACTGCCAGGAGTGTAAAAGCAAGTCCAAA GACAAGGCAAAGCTGAAAATACGC AAGCAGAGTGACCCCATTGAGCCGGAGGTCATCAACAACATGGTGCGCTACGCCAGGAAAACCATCAGAGAGTTCAGAGCCTCCAAAAACGTGAAAA CCCCTAGTGAGCTGCTGGAAATGTGTGAACAGAGCCTGGAA GAGATGGGAGCCGTCTTCGATGACTCGAACGTCTACATGCTCCACATGATGTATCAGGCCATGGGGGTTTGCCTTTACATGCAAGATATAGATGGAGCTATCAGATACGGCGAGAAGATCCTCAAACCTTACAA CCGGCTGTATCCTCCCTACTCCCTGAATGTGTCCTCCATGTACCTGAAGTTAGGCAGACTGTACATGGGGATGGAGAGGCACTCAATGGGCATCAGCGCTTTCAAGAAG